Part of the Chromatiaceae bacterium genome is shown below.
GCGGTCCTCGCGGAGTTGCGTGAGTTCGGGATCAAGATCCACATGGACGATTTCGGTACCGGTTACTCGTCCCTGTCTTACCTGCAACGCTGCGCATACGACACGTTGAAGATCGACCGCTCGTTCGTACAGAGTCTCGGCAGCGAAGACCAGAGCCTGGCGATCATCAAGACGATCGTCGGGCTCGGACGCATGCTGAACATGAACGTGGTCGCCGAAGGCGTCGAATCGCGCGGACAGCTGGATGCACTGTTGTCGATGGAGTGTCCAGAGGCACAGGGGTTCTGGTTCTCCGAACCCGTGCCGCCAGCCGAGGCCGGCGAGCTGCTGAAGCATCCACAGCCCCTGAAACATTGACGTTGATCAATACCGAACGCGCCCGGTCTACACGTCCGGGCAACGTGTGCCAGAATTCTGCAAATTACCTGCAGCTACCGGGCGTACCCGCCGGAACGCGTCGTGGCTGCCTGCAGAAGGTGTCGAAGGAACTATGGCTGGTGAAGAAGCGGGGGGCAGAAACGGCGCCGACGATACAGTCCTGCAGCAGCAGTATCTGCGCGCACTGAGTTCGTTCGAGGGCATCGTCCTCAGCCAGATCGACGTCAAGAACAAGCTGGGTGACCGGCTCAACTACAGTATCCGTGCCGGGCTGATAATCCTGTTCGTGATCGCATTCTCGATCCTGGTCCTGCTTTTGACGCTGAGTTCGCAGATCAACCGGATCTCGGGCGTGGTGGCGGCAATGAACCAACACTTCGCCGCCGTGTCGCAGCGCATGGATGCGATCGCGGCCAATATGGCCTCGATGGAGGTGCAGGTGGCGCAGCTCGAGTCGATCGGTGGCAACACCACGGTGATGCAGGACGAGATCGCCGGGATCGCCGAGAGCGCGGAGCGCATCGAGGAGAGTGTCGCGGACATTGGCGTGCAGATGACCGGCTCGCGCCTGAACGTCGAGGGGATCGCGGTCACCATGGGTGCGATGAATATCGAGGTGCAGGCGATGAATGCCGACATGCATCGCATGGCCAAGCCGGCGCGCACGCTCAACGGAATGATCCCGTTCCCATGACACGGACAGACACGACCAACGGGCAGCCTGCAACCGCATGGCTCGCGCAGCGGGGCTGGCAGCGATGAGCGTCGATCCACGCAGTCCGATCATCCAGGTGATGGCGCGGCTGGGTCGCGAGACGCAGCTGCACCTGGACGAACGCCATCGGCACTTCAAGATCACCGACAAGGTGATCCTGGTCGTGTCCCTTCTGCTGGTGCTCCTGGCCAGCGTGAACGTCTACTATGTGCGCGTCCTGTACCGCGACCTCGACGGCATCGTCAACAACATGGACTCGATGTATCGGAACCTGGAACGGGTCGATTTCGACATGGCCCTGATCGCCCAGCGGGTAGAGCGTTTCGACGGACACATCGCGCATATGCAGCCAATCACCCACAGTATGCACGCGATCACACAGACGATGCCGCGACTGCGGGAGAATATGCAGAATATCGAGACCGAGATGCTCGGTATCGACGAGAGCATGCAGCACATGACCGGTGCGATGGGCGGTATCGCCGAGCAGATGCACTTCATCACCGGCGGTATGCGCGGCATGCGTCACAACGTGCGCCAGATCGCCGGGCCGATGGGTGCGATGAACCCGATAATGCCCAACTGATCGGCCGGCCGGCGCCGGCCGGCGCGGCGCGGCGTGTCCCACGGATTGCGCTGAATTCGGATAGACTCATGGGCCTGACAACGCAACCACCTGCCGGAGCAGTACGAGGCATGTCCGAGGCCCCCGCGCGCACCACCAGTTCACCTGCGCCGTTCGATATGAAGGCCGGGCAGTTCACGATCCCGACCCTGGTCCTGCGGGACCTCGACACCGCCGGCCTCGACGCTTTTCTGGCTCAGCAGGTGGCCAGGCTGCCGTCGTTTTTCGATCAGGCGCCGGTTGCGATCGACCTCTCGGGGCTGAACCAGCGCGACCAATTGGAAGAGTTTCCGATGATCGTCGGTATGCTGCGCGGCCATGGCATGATTCCGGTCGGCGTGCGCGGCGGATCCGAAGAACAGAAGGCGCAGGCGTTGGCGCTCGAACTCGCGGTCATGCCGGCCGGACGCAAGGTGTCGACGCCACAGGCCCCGGCCGCTCCGCGCGAGGCGGCGCAGCCGACCAGCCGCACCCTGATCGTCGACAAACCAGTGCGTTCGGGGCAGCGCATCTACGCGGATGCCGGCGACTTGGTGCTACTGGCCGGGGTGAGCTCGGGTGCCGAGATCATGGCCGACGGACACATCCACGCCTATGGGCCGCTGCGCGGTCGCGCGATGGCGGGGGTCTCCGGTGACGCCGGTGCCCGGATTTTCTGCCGCGAGCTGGGCGCCGAACTGGTCTCGATCGCCGGCCGCTATCGGGTGAGCGAAAACCTGGAAAGTCGTTTTCTGGGGCGATCGGTGCAGATCTCCCTGTCCGGTGACGCGCTGAGATTCGAGCTGCTCTGACGCGTCCCTACCGTCTCAATCTGACCAACGCGGACTTGGTGTCCCGAGGAGTACTCAGTTGGCGAGAATCATCGTTGTAACCTCCGGCAAGGGCGGGGTGGGTAAGACCACGACCAGCGCGGCCTTTGCCATGGGGCTGGCCGAGCGCGGCTTCAAGACGGTCGTCATCGACTTCGACGTCGGCTTGCGCAATCTCGACCTGATCATGGGGTGCGAACGGCGCGTGGTGTTCGATTTCGTCAACGTGATCAACGGTGAGGCGAACGTCGGACAGGCGCTGATCAAGGACAAGCGCAATCCCAATCTGTTCGTCCTCCCGGCATCGCAGACGCGTGACAAGGAGGCGCTGACCGTCGAAGGCGTCGGCAAGGTGCTCGAGGAGCTCGGCCGGGAGTTCGAGTTCATCGTCTGCGATTCGCCGGCCGGGATCGAGAAGGGCGCCACCTTGGCGATGTACTTCGCCGACGACGCGATCGTCGTGACCAATCCCGAGGTCTCCTCGGTGCGTGATTCCGATCGCATGATCGGCATCCTGGCGAGCAAGTCGCGGCGGGCGGAACAGGGACTCGACGGCATCCGCGAGTTTCTGCTGGTGACCCGTTATTCGCCCGAGCGGGTGAAACGCGGTGAGATGCTGGCGCTCGAGGATGTCCAGGAGATCCTGTCGCTGGACCTGATCGGGGTGATCCCGGAGTCCGCGTCGGTGCTGAATGCGTCGAATGCGGGCGTACCGGTGATTCTCGACCGCGAGAGCAGTGCCGGTCAGGCGTATGGCGACATGGTTTCGCGCTACCTCGGCGAAGACTTGCCGCATCGCTTCCTCACGATCGAGAAAAAGGGCCTGTTCGGCCGCTTGTTCCGGGGGTGAACATGGCACTGCTCGACTATTTCAGACAACGCAAATCCAGCGGTTCGGCGGCCATCGCCAAGGAGCGCCTGCAGATCCTGGTCGCCCACGACCGGCGCGGCGGGGGCCCTTCGTACCTGCCGCAACTCAAGCACGACCTGCTCAAGGTGATCCGCAAATACGTCGCTATAGATAATGATGCGGTCTCGGTGAACGTCGAGCGCGACGGCGCCCAGGAGATCCTCGAACTGAACATCGTCCTGCCGGATTGAGGCGGCGGATGACCCAATGCAGCCGAACGCGGCGCCGGCGCGAACCGGGTCGCCGCGCTGTCGATCCCGGTATCCTTCGATCCGGGCGCGCCGGTTCGGGAACAGCGATCAGGGTCGGTGTCGGCATTCTTTACACATCGCGCCGACCAGCCCGGGAATTTTTCGACTCACCCGCGTAAGCTGCTGAAAATGCTACACCAGACGCAAGAAGGCACGCTAATTGCTTTGTCAGAAGCAAAGAAGCCTGACCGCCGTCGCGACGGCCCAAACGGAAAATCTGGAGTCCCGGCAATGCCGACCAAAAAAATAAATGTACTGCCCTCCCTCATCGGTCTGACTGCGCTTGTCCTCTCTGCATCCGCGGCAGCCGACACGGCATACACCTGGAACCTGACCGGCGGCGATACCACCGTCTCGCACACCAAGACCTTCAGTTCCAGCCCTGGCGGCGGACCCAGCGTGACGGCCGCGGGCTGGGCGGCAACCGAACCTGGCAGCATCAATAACCGCCTGGCCGAGGCCGGTCTTCGCATCTGGGGTTCGTCAGGCATCGGTGAATACAATGCCGACCAGTCGGAATCGAGTCCCCAGCATGGCGTCGACAACAACGGCCGCCTGGAACTGGTGGTGTTCGATTTCGGCGCCGGCAACTCGGTCTCGCTGACCGACATCACGATGGGTTGGGTCAGCGGCGATGCCGACATCAACCTGCTGGCGTTCGAGGGTGGCGGTGTCGGTGACACGCCGAACGTCGACAACGTGCTGTTCAGCACCGCCGGCGAAGACCTGACCGACAACGGCTGGACCCTGGTCGGCAACTACGATGTCGACTTTGGCGGCGCGCCAGGCACCTCAACGATCAGTACGGCCATCGAGTCGCGCTACTGGATCGTCGCCGCGTACAACTCGGTGTACGGTTCGACCTGTCTGTCCGGTGGCAGCTGCGACACGGGCAACGACTACTTTAAGATCGCCTCGATTGGCGGCAAGCTGGTCGATCCGCGCGAACCCCCCAACGAAGTGCCGGCACCGGCTCCCCTGCTGCTCACCGCGCTCGGGATGCTGTGGTTCAGTCGCCGGCAGAAGCGCATCGCGGCCTGAAGCGACGCGGTTCACGCACACTGACAATCCCCCTGGTACCGCGGTGCCAGGGGGATTTTCGTTTGAGAACGTTCGAATTCCGCCGCGCGGCGGGGTAACGCAGGGGTGGCGGTGCTACTGGAGCCGCGACAGGCGCTGCCGGGCATCGCCGGTCCAGGTCGCCGCGTCGTTGGCAATCTGCAGCGCCTGCTGCAGCTGGCGTCTCGCCTCGCCGCGGTTGCCATATTCCTCGAGTGCCACGCCCAGATGGTAACGGGTGACCGCCGAGCGGCCATTACGTACAACCGCGTCCCGCAGATGCGACAGGCCGGTCTCTAGATCGCCGATCTGCACCAGCGCCCAGCCGTAGGTATCCAGAATCGCCGGGTCCGTCGGGTCCAGTTCGAACGCGCGTTGCGCGGCCTTGAGGGCACGCTCGCTGTCGATCTCGGTCAGCAGGTTGGCGAAGTTGTTGTGCGCGACGGCGTCCTTGGGCAGCAGCCCGACCAGGCGCTCGTAGTAGGGCAGGGCAGCGTTGATCCTGCCCAGCTGGTGCAGGTACTCGGCCAGCGCGCGGGTGACGATCGGACTGTCCGGATGCGCCTTGTCCCAGGCCTGCAGATCGGAAAGCGCCGCGGGACCCTCCCCGGCAAGTACCCTTGCACGAAACCGGCTGACTGCGAGCTCCGGGAGGTCCCTGACTTCGCTGGCGCGCGCGAACACCTGCACGGCGTCTGCGGCGCGGTTCTTTGCCAGCAGTACATCGCCAAGCAGCGCGAGGGCAAAGACGTCATCCGGCGCTTCCTTCAGCACCGACTCCAGTTCTTGCTGCGCGGCGTCAAGATCGCCCAACAGGTAACGGGTGTCTGCGAGTTCCTTGCGCGCCGCGAGCGACGCCGGTTCGTCGGCCAGCAGCTTGGACAAGGTCACCACGGCGTCCTCGAGACCACCGGCCGCTTTTTGCAGCTGCGCGGTACTCAACAGCAGGCGAGGATCGTAGCCCGATTCCGTCGCCGCCTTGCTGAGCACGATGCGCGCATCGGCGAGTTCATTGCGTGCGATCAGCACGCGCGCGAGTGTCTGTTGTACATAGGGGTTGTTCGGCAGCGCGCTATTGAGTGCCGAGGCCACCCCCATCGCATCTCCGGGACGCGATTCGTGCATGTAGAGGTTCACCAGTTCGACCGCGGGTATAAGTGCCTGCGGATCGATCTGGCGGATCTTCTCGTAGTGTTGAATCGCGGTCCTGTAGTCGTTCAGCTTCACCGCCAGGCGTGCCGATTCCAAAAGCGCCCGGGTATCGTTGGCATTTTCTGAAAGCAGCCTCGCCAGTTCCGCATTGGCCTCGCGGTATTGTCCCTGGAGGACCAGCAGTTTCGCCAGGTTGTAGCGGGCCGGCATGAAGGTGGGATTGTCGCGCACCAGGGCTGTCAACTGATCGTTGGCACCTGCGTAGTCGCTGCGCGCGATCGCCAGCGCCGCACGTAGATTGAGTGCAGTGAGATTTTCGGGGTCTTTTCCCAGTACGCCGTTCGTGATCTTTTCGGCCTCATCCAGTTTGCCCTCGGCGAAGTACAGCATGGCGCCGTACAACGCGACCCGGGCCGGGGTATTGGATTGAGCGTCGTCGAGCAGAAACTGCAGGGTCTGCAACGCATCCTGCCGCTGTCCCTGCTGGTACTGCGCTGCGCCTAGACGACCGAGCAGTGCCGGTCCTCCTTTGAAGTTGGCGATGGCTTCGCGGTAATAGGTCTCCGCGACCATGTAGTCGTTGAGCTGTCGATTGGCATCGCCCAGCAGCGCAAGGATCTCGGCGTCGGCACGGCCGGCGTTCACGATCGGTGTCAATGCCCGTCTCGCCTCGCCCGGCTTGCCCAGACGCATCGCGATGCGTGCCAGATTCTTGCTGGCGGCGACATCGTCCGGGCGTTGTTCCAGGTAAAGCGCGAACGAGCGGTAGGCCCGTTCCAATTGATCGTTGTCGAATGCGATGGTGCCGACGAGGCGCAACAGTGCCGGGTTGTCCGAGAGATCGGCCGGGTCGAGCGAGTCCAGCATCTCGGTGGCTGCGGCGAGTTCTTGCCTGGCCTCCTCGATGTTGCCGAGGCTGGCGAGTGTCCTGGCATGCAGATAGGCCGCCTCAGGCATCCACGGGAAAGACTTGCGGAGATCCGCGAGCAGGGCACTCGCCTTGCGGACCTGGTCGGCATCGAGTAGCGCCGTCGCCTCGCCGAGGCCTGCGGCGCTGTTGCCGGGATCGAGATCGCGCGCCTGTGCGTAGGCCCGCGCCGCGTCCTCGTACTTTCCCAGGGCGTGCAACGTGGAGGCCTTGATCAACCACGCCTCGGCGTTGGAAGGATCCGCGGTGACCGCGTTGTCCGCGAGCCGCGCAGCCTCGGTGAAATCGCCTTTGCGCAACGGTATCCGCGCCAGCCCGATCATGCCGCCGGCGTGATTCGGTACAACCTGCAGCGCGCGCTGGAACGCGACCCGTGCGCCTTCGACGTCCTGCGTGTACAACCGCGCGAGACCGAGTTCGACCCAGAGGTCGGCCTGGATATCCAGTGGGTAGGCGGTGGGAACGAGTTTTTCGACCAGTTCCTTGTGTTTGCCCAGGCGATTGCGCGCCTTTGCCAGGGGTACCGCGGTGACCGAGGGGTCGGCGCCCAGCGAGTCCGCCATCAGCAGGTCTTCCTCGGCCTGCTGGGCGTTGCCCAGCCCGAGTTGCACCCGTCCCATCAGCAGGCGTGCCGCCAGCTGGCTCGGGTCGCGCGACAAGGCATTGCGCAACTGGATCTCGGCGCCTTTCAGGTCGCGGTTGTTGAATCGCGAGACGGCATCCTCGTAATAGCGCACGGCTGTGATGTCCGCGGCACCGGCACCGACGCACAGCAGACTGGCGCCAACCAGGAGTGCCAGGCGGGATTTCTTGATTCTTGGTTTCGACATCGTGACGGATTGATGACCTATTTCGATTGACTGATCGGGCGTCGAACACGGTGATTGGTCAGACAGGCCCAGACCACAGGCGTTCCACTATACCCGCTTGGCCATGGACGTTGCGTTCAGCTGAAGGCGCATCCCATGTTAACGGCGCATTCCGGTGACGCTTGATCCATGGCCTGACCGGTGCGGCGCGGATACCAGAGCGGGTGTGTGTCGGTAGGGCCGCCCTGCAGCCAGAGGATCCGGTGCCGATACGCAGTCCTGGGAGACTGTAGCGGGGTTATCGGGTAATGGTGAGCGCCGGTCGCGTGGGAATCGAAGGCAGCACCTGTTCGCAGGGTATCGTGGCGCTATGCGGAGGCGCACCGTGACGCTGGCCCGCCTGTCGCTCCTGCTCGCTGCCGGTGGGGCCTTGTCGTGGTGGCTCGGCGACAGCGGTGCAGTCCGTCATGGACCCGGCGTCGTCGCCCCCACGACACCGACGCAGACCCCGGTGAAGGGTGTCGCGCCCTTTCGGTACGGCGACTATGCAATCCAGCCGCTGGCGCGATTCGCGCTGCAGGCGCGGGTGCTCGGGCGCGAGGACTACCGATTCGACCGGGAGGCCGGGCTGGCGCCGGTCGATCTTGCGCTCGGTTGGGGACCCATGTCGGACGAACGCGTCCTGGATCAACTGTCGATCACCCAGGGTGGGCGCTGGTACCGATGGAGCGCGCAGCAGTTGCCTGTGTCGCGCAGCGAGATACAGCACAACAGCGCCAATATGCACATGATCCCTGCCGACGAGACGGTGGCCGAAGCGTTGGATGCGGTGCGCGACGGGCAGGTGGTCGAACTGCGCGGCTACCTGATCGAGGCGCACGCGGCTGACGGTTGGCGTTGGCGCAGTTCGCTCAGCCGCACCGACAGCGGCGCGCATTCCTGCGAGGTGGTCTACGTCGAAGACCTGGTGATCGTCGGACCGGGATGAGGGGGCACCGCGGCCGCGATCAGGGGCTCGCCGACAGGCCCGCGGGTGCTTCGGTCTCCGGTGCATCGATCTCCCCGAGCAGACCGAAATCGTCCAGGATGCAGTAGATCGCCGGGACCAGAAACAGCGCGATCACGGTCGCGGCCATCAGGCCGAATGCCAGGCTGGTCGCCAAAGGTATCAGGATCTGTGCCTGGAGGCTGCGTTCCAGCAACAGTGGCGTGAGACCGGCGATGGTCGTGATCGAGGTCAACAGGATCGGACGGAAGCGCGCTATGGCGGCGTGCCGTGCAGCCTGTCCGACCGGCACACCGGCCGCCCGCTCTTCGCGCATGAAGACCACGAGCAGGATCGAGTCGTTGACCACCACGCCGAACAGCGAGGCCATGCCGACCATGCTCGGCAGGGTCAGGTCGAGACCCAGTGCCATGTGTCCGAACACCACACCGATCAACGCGGTCGGGATCACGGACATCACGGTGATCGGCGCGAGGTAGCCGCGGAACTGCAGCGCCAGCAGCATGTAGACACCTATCATGCCGAGCAGCACGTTGCGCGCGATCGAGCCGCCGGTCTTGGCCGATTCGTTGCTCTCGCCCTGGACGTCGATCCGCACCGAGGGGTAGCGTTCCCTGAGCAACGGAAACAGCTCGCTTTTCGCCAGGTTGAGGACCTCCTGAGCATTGGCGCGTGCGCGGTCGACGTCACCCTGCACGGTCACGGTACGCCGACCGTCGATACGGTTGATGCGCGCCCAGCCGCGCGCCTCCTCGATATTCGCCACGACCGGCAACGGAATCAGGCTGCCGCCTGGGCCGACGATACTGATCCGTTCCAGATCATCGACGCGGCTGCGGTCGGCGTGAGTGAGCCGCAGGTCGACCTCGATCGTTTCCGCGCCGCGTGGGAACTCGTCGATCTTGTAGCCCTGAAAAGCGGCACGCACCTGGTTGTTGATGCTGTTCGCATCGACCCCCAGGACGCCGGCACTGCCCTTGAGATGCAGGCGGTATTCGCGCTTGCCCGGGCGCAGGTCGTCACTCAGATCGATTACACCGTCGAATCGCCCTAGCCAGTCACGCATGTCATGCGCCGCCTGCTTGATCTGCGTGAGGTCGCTACCGATCAGGCGCAGGTCGATCGCCCGCCCGCCAGGACCGATCACTGGCTCGGCAAACTTCAACGCGATCACATCGGTGAGCCGGCCGGCACGCTCACGCCAAAGGTTGCGGAATTCGTCCAGCGAGGTGCCGCGGACCTCGGCACTCAGCAGGTCCACGATGATGCGTGCGACATGTGCCCCGCTTTCGTAGGCATCCGGGTTTTCGCCGAACAGCACGGTGACGTTGCGCACCAGGTCGGCCCCGTCAGGCTGGTCGGCCCTGAGCTCCGCATTGATCGACCAGGCAATCGCCTGCAGGTGGTCGACGATCGCCTCGGTGCGCGCCAGCGGCGTTCCCTGCGGCAACAGCAACCGGGCCTCGACCACGTCGCCCTCGATATCCGGAAATCCGGTGAATTTCAGCTTGCCGCCGATCGGCATCGAGATGGCGAACAGAAACAGCATGCAGACGATGCCGACGGTCAGGTAGCGCCATCGGATCGCGCGCTCCAGCAAGGCTGCGAAGCGCCGGTCGCGAAACGCGGCGAAGTGCCGTTCGAAGGCCATGCGCATGCGACCCGGGCTGCGCGCCGCGGCGTGCTGCAACGAATGCCCGAGATGACTCGGCAGGATCAGGAAGGCCTCGACCAGGCTGACGACGATGACCAGGATGAGCACCATCGGGACGACGCGCAGGACCTGACCGATATCGCCGCCGATGAACGCCAGCGAGCCGAACACCAGCAAGGTGGTCGCGAACGACGACAGGACACCTTGCCGCACCTGCGTCGCGCCGGTCACGGCCGCCTGCAGCGGTCGATCGCCCTTTTCCAGGCGCGCGGCGATGTTCTCGGCAATGACGATCGCGTCATCCATCAAAAGGCCGATGCCGATCAGCAGCCCGACCATCGAGATCATGTTGATGCTGATACCGAGCAACGGCAATACGAACA
Proteins encoded:
- a CDS encoding translation initiation factor 2; protein product: MARAAGLAAMSVDPRSPIIQVMARLGRETQLHLDERHRHFKITDKVILVVSLLLVLLASVNVYYVRVLYRDLDGIVNNMDSMYRNLERVDFDMALIAQRVERFDGHIAHMQPITHSMHAITQTMPRLRENMQNIETEMLGIDESMQHMTGAMGGIAEQMHFITGGMRGMRHNVRQIAGPMGAMNPIMPN
- the minD gene encoding septum site-determining protein MinD, producing the protein MARIIVVTSGKGGVGKTTTSAAFAMGLAERGFKTVVIDFDVGLRNLDLIMGCERRVVFDFVNVINGEANVGQALIKDKRNPNLFVLPASQTRDKEALTVEGVGKVLEELGREFEFIVCDSPAGIEKGATLAMYFADDAIVVTNPEVSSVRDSDRMIGILASKSRRAEQGLDGIREFLLVTRYSPERVKRGEMLALEDVQEILSLDLIGVIPESASVLNASNAGVPVILDRESSAGQAYGDMVSRYLGEDLPHRFLTIEKKGLFGRLFRG
- the minE gene encoding cell division topological specificity factor MinE; protein product: MALLDYFRQRKSSGSAAIAKERLQILVAHDRRGGGPSYLPQLKHDLLKVIRKYVAIDNDAVSVNVERDGAQEILELNIVLPD
- a CDS encoding translation initiation factor 2; this encodes MAGEEAGGRNGADDTVLQQQYLRALSSFEGIVLSQIDVKNKLGDRLNYSIRAGLIILFVIAFSILVLLLTLSSQINRISGVVAAMNQHFAAVSQRMDAIAANMASMEVQVAQLESIGGNTTVMQDEIAGIAESAERIEESVADIGVQMTGSRLNVEGIAVTMGAMNIEVQAMNADMHRMAKPARTLNGMIPFP
- the minC gene encoding septum site-determining protein MinC, with the translated sequence MSEAPARTTSSPAPFDMKAGQFTIPTLVLRDLDTAGLDAFLAQQVARLPSFFDQAPVAIDLSGLNQRDQLEEFPMIVGMLRGHGMIPVGVRGGSEEQKAQALALELAVMPAGRKVSTPQAPAAPREAAQPTSRTLIVDKPVRSGQRIYADAGDLVLLAGVSSGAEIMADGHIHAYGPLRGRAMAGVSGDAGARIFCRELGAELVSIAGRYRVSENLESRFLGRSVQISLSGDALRFELL
- a CDS encoding efflux RND transporter permease subunit — encoded protein: MIAWFARHPTAANLFMAAIMILGLVALPGLKRETFPEITNDKVEVRVVYKGATTDEVEDAICRRLEDAIDGISDIDETRCEAREGIGIAVAVMREGADMARFLDDVKSEVDAIVDFPDQAEPPVVQELARTEAVVSIAITGPEDPVVLKAYAEDIKSRLQTLPQVATVTVKGFSTHQIRIEIDAATMRRFGLSAADIAAAVQRQSVTSPAGELLGGDEDILLRFDDQRKTASTLRDLVVISSSSGATIRLGEIATISDQFERAEDKVLFNGRRAAVLDVAKTRAQDILDTFAAVEAFVADAQALAPTGITLTLTQDRSSVVRDRLDMLVQNGVQGLILVFLVLWLFFSFRYSFWVTMGLPVSFLGALFVLPLLGISINMISMVGLLIGIGLLMDDAIVIAENIAARLEKGDRPLQAAVTGATQVRQGVLSSFATTLLVFGSLAFIGGDIGQVLRVVPMVLILVIVVSLVEAFLILPSHLGHSLQHAAARSPGRMRMAFERHFAAFRDRRFAALLERAIRWRYLTVGIVCMLFLFAISMPIGGKLKFTGFPDIEGDVVEARLLLPQGTPLARTEAIVDHLQAIAWSINAELRADQPDGADLVRNVTVLFGENPDAYESGAHVARIIVDLLSAEVRGTSLDEFRNLWRERAGRLTDVIALKFAEPVIGPGGRAIDLRLIGSDLTQIKQAAHDMRDWLGRFDGVIDLSDDLRPGKREYRLHLKGSAGVLGVDANSINNQVRAAFQGYKIDEFPRGAETIEVDLRLTHADRSRVDDLERISIVGPGGSLIPLPVVANIEEARGWARINRIDGRRTVTVQGDVDRARANAQEVLNLAKSELFPLLRERYPSVRIDVQGESNESAKTGGSIARNVLLGMIGVYMLLALQFRGYLAPITVMSVIPTALIGVVFGHMALGLDLTLPSMVGMASLFGVVVNDSILLVVFMREERAAGVPVGQAARHAAIARFRPILLTSITTIAGLTPLLLERSLQAQILIPLATSLAFGLMAATVIALFLVPAIYCILDDFGLLGEIDAPETEAPAGLSASP
- the prsT gene encoding PEP-CTERM system TPR-repeat protein PrsT, whose protein sequence is MSKPRIKKSRLALLVGASLLCVGAGAADITAVRYYEDAVSRFNNRDLKGAEIQLRNALSRDPSQLAARLLMGRVQLGLGNAQQAEEDLLMADSLGADPSVTAVPLAKARNRLGKHKELVEKLVPTAYPLDIQADLWVELGLARLYTQDVEGARVAFQRALQVVPNHAGGMIGLARIPLRKGDFTEAARLADNAVTADPSNAEAWLIKASTLHALGKYEDAARAYAQARDLDPGNSAAGLGEATALLDADQVRKASALLADLRKSFPWMPEAAYLHARTLASLGNIEEARQELAAATEMLDSLDPADLSDNPALLRLVGTIAFDNDQLERAYRSFALYLEQRPDDVAASKNLARIAMRLGKPGEARRALTPIVNAGRADAEILALLGDANRQLNDYMVAETYYREAIANFKGGPALLGRLGAAQYQQGQRQDALQTLQFLLDDAQSNTPARVALYGAMLYFAEGKLDEAEKITNGVLGKDPENLTALNLRAALAIARSDYAGANDQLTALVRDNPTFMPARYNLAKLLVLQGQYREANAELARLLSENANDTRALLESARLAVKLNDYRTAIQHYEKIRQIDPQALIPAVELVNLYMHESRPGDAMGVASALNSALPNNPYVQQTLARVLIARNELADARIVLSKAATESGYDPRLLLSTAQLQKAAGGLEDAVVTLSKLLADEPASLAARKELADTRYLLGDLDAAQQELESVLKEAPDDVFALALLGDVLLAKNRAADAVQVFARASEVRDLPELAVSRFRARVLAGEGPAALSDLQAWDKAHPDSPIVTRALAEYLHQLGRINAALPYYERLVGLLPKDAVAHNNFANLLTEIDSERALKAAQRAFELDPTDPAILDTYGWALVQIGDLETGLSHLRDAVVRNGRSAVTRYHLGVALEEYGNRGEARRQLQQALQIANDAATWTGDARQRLSRLQ